One window of Helicobacter sp. MIT 99-5507 genomic DNA carries:
- a CDS encoding 50S ribosomal protein L25/general stress protein Ctc: MLDGIIRESISKSINKALRNDGYLIANIYGKGVQNIHCAFKKNDFIRAIKAKSSIVFQVNVGGKVLDVVVQEYQKDPVTSEILHVDLLLVQKGMLTNFKIPVIAEGNAIGIKNKGILLFSKKRISVKCKPEDLVNSIKLDVTNLDVGDAILVRDLEELPNIKIIEKPNVAIIGVIKAK, from the coding sequence ATGTTAGATGGAATTATTAGAGAGAGTATTTCGAAGTCTATAAACAAGGCTTTAAGGAACGATGGCTATCTAATTGCAAACATTTATGGAAAAGGTGTGCAAAATATTCATTGTGCATTTAAGAAAAATGATTTTATTAGAGCAATAAAAGCAAAAAGTAGTATCGTTTTTCAAGTAAATGTTGGCGGAAAAGTGCTAGATGTAGTTGTGCAGGAGTATCAAAAAGATCCTGTGACTTCTGAAATCTTACATGTTGATTTATTATTAGTCCAAAAAGGTATGCTAACAAACTTTAAAATACCTGTCATAGCAGAAGGAAATGCTATTGGTATAAAAAATAAAGGTATTTTATTATTCTCAAAAAAGAGAATTTCTGTAAAATGCAAACCTGAAGATTTAGTAAATAGTATCAAACTAGATGTAACAAATCTTGATGTTGGTGATGCTATTTTAGTTAGAGACTTGGAAGAGTTGCCAAATATTAAAATTATAGAAAAGCCAAATGTAGCTATTATTGGAGTTATAAAGGCAAAATAA
- the radA gene encoding DNA repair protein RadA: MAKKHIIFECQHCGAQSPKWSGKCVNCGAWDSLIEIKQKDLEVLKNIDSSNLTKAIPIKDVEIDIVAKFSSLEKELDIVLGGGIVKGGLYLIGGSPGVGKSTLLLKMSINLSKKQKILYVSGEESASQIRLRAQRLGDITDNLYLLNSISLESIEENLRKNNFDICIIDSIQTIFSENISSAPGSVSQVRECTFTLLRLAKELQISIFIIGHITKEGSIAGPRILEHMVDCVLYFEGDPSKEMRILRSFKNRFGATNEIGIFEMCENGLVSAKNTSKIFFNKQSLMPGSAISVILEGSRPIVLEIQALVSESTFPRRSATGFELNRLNMLLALLERKLDFPFGRYDVFVNVVGGLKINETATDLALISAIISSFKNRPLSKDSAFIGEVSLVGDIRDVGNIDMRLKELKSYGFSNIILPKKPKNTYGLKIFEAPDVTKLLQWM; this comes from the coding sequence ATGGCAAAAAAACATATCATATTTGAATGTCAGCATTGTGGAGCACAAAGTCCAAAATGGTCTGGTAAATGTGTAAATTGCGGTGCTTGGGATAGCTTGATAGAAATCAAACAAAAAGATTTAGAAGTATTAAAAAATATAGATTCTTCAAATTTAACAAAAGCAATTCCCATAAAAGATGTAGAAATTGATATTGTTGCAAAATTTAGCTCATTAGAAAAAGAATTAGATATAGTATTAGGTGGTGGAATAGTAAAAGGTGGGCTGTATTTGATAGGTGGAAGCCCAGGAGTTGGCAAATCTACATTACTTCTAAAAATGTCTATAAATCTATCCAAAAAACAAAAAATATTATATGTAAGTGGTGAAGAAAGTGCATCACAGATTCGACTTAGGGCACAAAGACTAGGCGACATAACAGATAATTTATATTTATTAAATTCAATTAGTTTAGAAAGCATTGAAGAGAATCTAAGAAAAAACAATTTTGATATTTGCATTATTGATAGCATTCAAACTATTTTTAGTGAAAATATTAGCTCTGCTCCAGGGAGTGTGTCACAAGTAAGAGAATGCACATTTACTCTCCTAAGACTTGCAAAAGAATTACAAATTAGTATTTTTATCATAGGACATATAACAAAAGAGGGTTCTATTGCAGGTCCTAGAATCTTAGAACACATGGTTGATTGCGTGCTTTATTTTGAAGGCGATCCAAGCAAAGAGATGAGAATCTTACGGAGTTTTAAAAATCGTTTTGGTGCTACAAATGAAATAGGTATATTTGAAATGTGTGAAAATGGATTGGTTAGTGCCAAAAATACATCAAAAATATTTTTTAATAAACAATCTTTAATGCCTGGAAGTGCAATTAGTGTGATTTTAGAAGGAAGCAGACCAATAGTATTAGAAATTCAAGCTTTAGTAAGTGAAAGCACTTTTCCTAGACGATCTGCCACAGGATTTGAGCTAAATAGGTTAAATATGCTTTTGGCTTTGCTAGAAAGAAAGCTAGATTTTCCATTTGGACGATATGATGTTTTTGTAAATGTTGTAGGCGGGCTTAAAATAAATGAAACTGCCACAGATTTAGCGCTTATATCTGCAATCATCTCATCATTCAAAAATCGCCCACTTAGCAAAGATAGTGCATTTATTGGTGAAGTAAGCCTTGTAGGCGATATAAGAGATGTTGGAAATATTGATATGAGATTAAAAGAATTAAAATCCTATGGATTTAGCAATATTATATTGCCAAAAAAGCCAAAAAATACATATGGGCTAAAAATTTTTGAAGCCCCTGATGTAACAAAACTATTACAATGGATGTAA
- the ftsY gene encoding signal recognition particle-docking protein FtsY: MFSFFKNIGRPSETITKDLLEERLIESDIEYEIVEKILDSLGNKITRNELEVVLISLLKKESFYDNLSIRKIDSKPLVYLIIGVNGAGKTTTIAKLGNIKKNENKKVIFGAGDTFRAAASSQLCAWGDKLGIHCVSSKFGADPSSVAFDTINAAKARNIDIAIVDTAGRLDNKINLKNELIKISNTCKKALDNGDFYKILVIDGTQGTQAINQARIFNEALSIDGIIITKMDGTSKGGSLLSIISNLRLPILYVGIGEGKDDFIEFDVDWYLKNLLDYIFSKN, translated from the coding sequence GTGTTTTCTTTTTTTAAAAATATTGGACGACCAAGCGAAACAATCACAAAAGATTTACTTGAAGAGCGACTAATTGAGAGTGATATAGAATATGAAATCGTAGAAAAAATATTAGATTCTCTTGGCAATAAAATAACAAGAAATGAGCTGGAAGTAGTTTTAATTAGTTTATTAAAAAAAGAAAGTTTTTATGACAATCTAAGCATAAGAAAAATAGATTCTAAACCTTTAGTATATTTGATAATTGGCGTTAATGGTGCTGGCAAAACAACTACTATAGCAAAACTAGGAAATATTAAAAAAAATGAAAATAAAAAAGTCATATTTGGAGCTGGAGATACTTTTAGAGCTGCTGCATCATCACAACTTTGTGCTTGGGGAGATAAGCTAGGCATTCATTGTGTTAGCTCAAAATTTGGTGCAGACCCATCATCAGTAGCATTTGATACGATAAATGCAGCAAAAGCAAGAAATATAGATATTGCGATAGTCGATACTGCAGGGAGATTAGATAATAAAATAAATTTAAAAAATGAGTTAATAAAAATATCAAATACTTGTAAAAAAGCATTAGATAATGGTGATTTCTATAAGATTCTAGTTATAGATGGTACACAAGGCACACAAGCAATAAATCAAGCCAGAATCTTCAATGAAGCACTAAGTATAGATGGCATAATCATCACAAAGATGGATGGAACAAGCAAAGGTGGAAGCTTACTTAGTATTATCTCAAATCTTAGATTGCCTATACTTTATGTTGGTATTGGCGAGGGTAAAGATGATTTTATAGAATTTGATGTAGATTGGTATCTAAAAAATCTACTTGATTATATATTTTCTAAAAACTAA
- a CDS encoding TlpA disulfide reductase family protein, whose product MAKKIIVLIFILFFIIGCDENNKEQITINQGKYSLISLDSNEITFDKKTNLLSQNHNKPYLLVFLSTWCDYCLGQAQHIANIQEEFGDKINIYGVFLDKDEKEEDLKKFVKQSNTTFKWFYKGDIANLIDTYNIKTLPFILFFDKNGNLVMSYNGITPEEMITFDIKKML is encoded by the coding sequence ATGGCTAAAAAAATTATAGTATTAATATTTATATTATTTTTTATCATTGGATGCGATGAAAATAATAAAGAGCAAATAACAATCAATCAAGGAAAATACTCATTAATTAGCCTAGATTCTAATGAAATAACATTTGATAAAAAAACAAATCTATTATCACAGAATCATAATAAACCTTATTTGTTGGTATTTTTAAGCACTTGGTGTGATTATTGCCTAGGACAAGCACAACATATAGCAAATATACAAGAAGAATTTGGTGATAAAATAAATATCTATGGAGTTTTTTTAGATAAAGATGAAAAAGAAGAAGATTTAAAAAAATTTGTAAAACAATCAAATACAACATTCAAATGGTTTTACAAAGGTGATATAGCAAATCTAATAGATACTTACAATATAAAAACTCTTCCATTTATTTTATTTTTTGATAAAAATGGTAATTTGGTAATGAGCTACAATGGCATAACACCCGAAGAAATGATAACTTTTGATATTAAAAAAATGTTATAA